The Euphorbia lathyris chromosome 8, ddEupLath1.1, whole genome shotgun sequence genome has a window encoding:
- the LOC136204198 gene encoding uncharacterized protein, which produces MAHELQVDLVLSSLPRSYGGFVSNFQLNKVECTLAQLLQNLVVHQQNVVDQDKKKDDVVVVAASSFKRKGKTQPKKKKKKVPKTTNTSPSFVRPKASTQLKGAVKQGCFQCGMEGHFKRNCPIFLKSLEKGKGAASASGSGK; this is translated from the exons ATGGCTCATGAACTCCAAGTTGATCTTGTGCTTTCTTCACTCCCACGTTCATATGGAGGTTTTGTTTCAAACTTCCAATTAAACAAAGTGGAGTGTACTTTGGCTCAGTTGCTGCAGAATCTGGTTGTTCACCAACAGAATGTGGTGGACCAAGATAAAAAGAAAGATGATGTTGTAGTAGTGGCTGCATCTTCttttaagaggaagggtaagaCCCAGcctaaaaagaagaaaaagaaagttccAAAGACCACTAATACAAGTCCATCATTTGTGAGGCCAAAAGCCTCAACACAACTTAAGGGTGCTGTTAAGCAGGGATGTTTCCAATGTGGAATGGAAGGTCACTTTAAGAGAAATTGCCCAATCTTTCTGAAAAGTTTAGAGAAGGGTAAGGGTGCAGCTTCTGCATCAG GATCTGGCAAATAG